GGGTCACGCGCCATCCGTCCCGGGTGGTGGTCATCGCCGCGTCCACCGGTGGGCCTAACGCGCTCGCCCGCGTGCTCCCCGCGCTGCCGGCGTCGCTCGGTGCCGCGGTGCTCGTGGCGCAGCACATGCCGCCGGGCTTCACCGGCTCGCTCGCCCGCCGCCTCGACGCACTGAGCGCGCTTCCCGTGCGCGAGGCCGTGCAGGGCGACGTGCTCGAGCCGGACCACGTGTACCTCGCGCCGGGCGGCCTGCACATCCTCGTAGATCTCGCCGACGGCGTGCCGTGCGTGCGCCTCGACCCCCGCGAGCCGCTGTGGGGCGTCCGTCCCGCGGCCGACCTGCTGTTCGAGTCCGCCGCGCGCGCGTTCGGCGAGTGCACCGTCGGCGTGGTGCTCACCGGCATGGGGCGCGACGGCGCGGCGGGTCTGCGCGCGGTGCGCCGGGCCGGCGGCGCCGCGCTCGTGCAGGACCGCGACTCGTCCGTCGTGTTCGGCATGCCGCAGGCCGCGCTCGATGCGGCCGGCGCGGATCGTGTCGTGCCGCTCGCGGAGCTCGGCCAGGCCGTCGCCGACGCCGTGCGCCATCTCCCGCCTAACGTCCCCGCCGTCTGACGTTCGCCGTGCATTCGATCGCCGCCACCGACCTCGTCGCGCTGAACGCGCGCCTCGCCGACCTCGACGCCCGCCTCGATGCGCAGCTCGACGCGACCGGCGCGCCGCTCGCCGCCGACGCGCGCGACGCGCTGAAGGCCGAGATCATCGCGCTGATTCGCGACGCCGACCGCGAGGCCGCCGCGCTGCTCGCGCTGAAGGACGAGGCGAAGGCCCTCGCCGCGAAGTGGAAGCGCCTCCCGACCGCCGTGGAGATGCCCGACGTCGTCCCGAGCGACGCGAGGGACGCCGCCCCTGATTCCGCCGCGGCCGGTCAGCTGAGCACTCGTGTCGACCACCTCGGCGCGTCGACGTTCGTCGCGAAGGGGTGGAGCGCGATCTGCGTCGCCGACTACGTCGCGGCGGAGACCGCGCTCGCGCGCGCGCTGGAGCTCGCGCCCGAGGATCTCGAGGCCGCTGCGCTGCACGGCTGGGCGCTCATGGGACAGGCGCGCTACGACGAGGCGCTCGCCGTGCTGCAGAGCGTCCTCGCGCGGCAGCCCGAGCACGAGCTCGCGCGCGTGAACGTCGGCTATGTGTGCCTGCAGAAGGGGATCTACGGCGAGGCGATCGAGCATCTCGTGCGCGCCGCGCGCGGCGGCGAGGATCGCAAGGCCGCGCTCTACGCGAACTACTACCTCGGCCTCGTGTACCTGCGCCGCGAGATGTTCGACGACGCGGCGAACTTCTTCCAGCGCGCCATCGCGCACGGCCCGAACCTCGTCGAGGCGCGCTACGAGCTCGGGCGCGCGCTCTGGTTCGGCGGCGATCGCGCCGCCGCGGTCGAGGCGTGGCGCGCGGGCGCGGCGTCGGGCAAGTTCAACGCATGGGCGAAGCGGTGCGAGGACATGTGCGCGGCGGTGGAGCAGGGTGGCGCGCCACCTTCCGTCGCCGACTCCTTCGCGCCGCAGCCGGCGTAGCGACCGCGCTCGCCGCCGCCGCTGCGCCGGCCTCCGCGCAGCCCGCCGAGCCGCCGATCGCGGCGCCCGGCGCCGAGCGCTTCGACGTCGGCCGCTTCACCGCCGTCGCCTATCCCGCGGACGCGCACCTGGCGCGCGCGCTGCTGGCCGCCGCCGTGAAGCGCGACACGTATCCCGGTCTGCCGCGGCCGAAGGCGCGCGTGCTGCTCGCCGTGGCCCCCGACGCGCGCCGCTTCCGCGCGTGGGTCGGGCCCGAGGCGCCGGAGTGGGGCGCCGCGATCGCGTTCCCCGACCTCCAGCGGATCGTGATGCAGGGACGATCCGCCGGCTCCGACGCGGGCGACCCCGTGAGCGTCTTTCGCCACGAGCTCGCGCACCTCGCGCTGCACGAGTACCTCGGCGACCTCCCGCCGCGCTGGTTCGACGAGGGATACGCCGGCTGGGCCGCCGGCGAGTGGGGACGTGACGAGTCGCTCGCCACGAACGTCGCGCTGCTGCTCGGCGGCATGCCCACGCTCGACTCGCTCGAGGCGGGGTTCTACGAGGGCTCGCGCACGGCCGAGCAGAGCTACGCGCTGGCGTTCCGCGCCGTCTCCGACCTCGCGTCGCTCGATCCGGAGCGCGGGCTCACGCTGTTCTTCCGGTACTGGAAGGAGACCGGCCGGTTCGACGCCGCGGTGCGCAGCGCGTACGGCATGACCGGCGACGCGTTCGAGGCGCTGTGGCGGACCCGCACCCGGCGGCGCTACGGCGCGCTCGCGCTCGTCGCGAACCTGTCGCTCGCCACGGCGATCTTCTCCGTCGCGTTCCTGCCGCTGTGGATCGCGCGCCGGCGTCGCGACAAGCGCCGGCTCGAGGCGCTCCGCGCGGCCGACGAGGTGGCCGAGCGCGAGGAGCGGGAGAGCGCCCTCGCCGCGCTCCTCGGGGCTCCCGACGAGCCGCCCGAGGAGCGTTCCATTAGCACTTGATTAAGTGTGCGAGTCGCGCCGCGCGTTCCGTTGACACCCCAACATGGCGTTTCTAGTCTACCGCGCATGGCTCAGCCCAGCATCGTGGCGCGGACGCGCACGTACCGGTGGTGGCTCGTCGCGTTCGTCGTGCTGCTCGCCGGCTACGCCGATCTCTGGCGCGGTGGCGACACGCTGGCCCCGTTGCTGCTCGTCCTCGGGTACTGCGTCTTCGTGCCGCTCGCGATCGTGAAGTAACCGGGGCGAATAGCTCAGCCGGTCAGAGCACCTGTCTTACACACAGGGGGTCGGGGGTTCGAGTCCCTCTTCGCCCATTCCGCCGGCCGGGTCTCCAACGGAGCCGCGCGCCGCGCGGTCGTTGAAGGGCGTCGGGGGACACGGGATCACCTCCGGCGCCCGCGCCGTCTTAGGACTGTGGAGAGTGGCAGCTCTCGGGTGTTGACGAGCCGGTTGGCACGCCGCTCGCCGGAACCGTCATAATGCGTTGGGGGTACGGATGTTTAACGCTTTGGAGGTTAACCCATTGAAGGCTCGGTACTGCCAGGCGCTCTCGGCTCTCGCCGCCGGCCTTGTCGCGAGCGCCCCCGTCGCGCCGGTCGCGGCGCAGACCACCCGCACGGCTGATCCCAATGCCCCGCGGCTCGTGGTCACCGTATTCCGTTCCGCGGACAAGAACGCCGGCGTGCAGGCCGCGGACGCCATCCGTACGCGGATCTCCCAGGACGTGTCCGTGAAGCAGCTGTGGGTGCTGCCGAAGCAGGACATCACGTCCAACCTCGAGGCGTCGGGCTTCCCGACGAACGAGGCGCTCAACATGAACGACGCCCGGCAGCTCGCCCAGCTGCTCCGGGGCGACGTCTTCCTGGTCGGCAACGTCGTCCGCGACAGCGCCGGCTACCGGGTGGACGCGCAGTACGTCCTCACGCGCGACCAGTCGCTCGTCCAGCCGCTCGGCAGCTTCCGCGTCGGGAAGCCCGACCAGGCCGCGGGCGCCGTGTCGAAGGCGTTCCAGGACGCGCAGAAGGCGTTCATCGCCGAGCGCAACTGCGTCAACAAGGCGCGCGACGGCAAGTACGCGGAGGCGATCGCCGAGGCCCGCAAGGGCATCGCCGCCTACCCGAACTCGACGCTGAACCGGATCTGCCTCGCCAACATCATGGTGACGCAGAAGGCCTCGCCCGACTCGATCCTGGCGGTCGTGAACGAGGTGCTGCGCATCGATCCGCGCAGCAAGCCGGCCCTCACCGTCGCGTACCAGTCGCTGAAGGACGCGGGCAAGAACGCCGAGGCGACGGACATGCTGCTCCGGCTCGTCGGCGCGGACCCGGCGAACTCCCGCCTCGTCGAGCAGGTGATCAACGAGTTCGCCGCGAGCGGCCAGGCCGCTAAGGCCATCCCGTTCGTCGACCAGCTCGTGCGCGACAACCCGGGCGACCCGAACTACCTCTCGCTCCAGATGCGCGTGCACCTGGCGGCGAAGGACTACAAGGGCGGTATCGCGGCGGGTGAGGAGCTCCTCAAGGCCGACACGGCCCAGGCCACGGCGGACGTGTTCACCCGCCTCGCTGCCGCCGCGGCTGTCGACAGCCAGCCGCAGAAGGCGTCGCAGCTCATGGCGCAGGCGGTGGCGAAGTTCCCGACCAACATCGAGCTGCTCACGAACTACGCGGACATCCTCCGCACGGCCGGCCAGAACCAGCAGGCGCTGGACGTCCTGAACAAGGTTGCCCAGTCCAACCCGCAGGCGAAGGGCATCAACATCAGCCGCGCGCGCATCTTCTCCGAGATGAACCAGCCGGACAGCGCGCTCGCGGCGCTCAAGTCGGCGCTCACCGCCGGGGACAGCGCGAGCACCGTGGCGCTCTACGCCGTCAGCGTCGGCCAGAACGTGTTCAAGGCCGCGCAGGCGTCGAAGGCGATCGCGGACTTCCAGCGGGCGGTGCCGTTCTTCGAGTTCGCGAACACGACGAGCGCGACCCCGGAGGGCCAGTTCCTCCTCGGTGCGACGCAGTTCTCGATCGGTGCCACGCTCCTGCAGGACATCAACAAGCTCGCCCGCGGCAGCGCGGCCGAGAAGCGGCAGGGCTGCGACATGTCCAAGACGGCGCAGGCGGCGTTCACCCAGGCGCAGATCAACCTGCCGGCGGGTGGCAAGTTCAACCCGACCGCGACCCAGCAGATGCTCGCCCAGCTCGCGCAGTACTCGCCGTACGCGGACCAGTTCGCGAAGGCGCTCTGCAAGTAAGCGCGGCACGCCGTAAGCTCGACGACGAGGGCCCCGGGGACGTCCCCGGGGCCCTCTTTTTTTCCACAGTCTAGCTTGCCTGGACGCACGATTGACCCGTTTTCGAGCAACGCTAGGTTGCCGTGTCCGATGGCTGAACGTGCTCGGTGGGATAGTGCGTATCACGCGCCCGTACTCGCGGCCGAGATCGTCCGTCTCCTTCGAGAGGCTCCAGCCACAGTCCGTCGAGCCGGCACCTCCCTCCCGCTCGCGCTCGACGGCACGCTCGGTGGTGGTGGCCACTCGCTCGCGCTCCTCGAGGCGGGCTTCCGGGTCGTCGGTACCGATCGGGATCCACAGGCGCTCGCCGAGGCCTCGGCCCGCCTGCAGGCCTACCTGAACGACGGGCGCTTCCGCGCTCTCCTCGCCAACTACGCCGACGTCGCCGAGCTCGACGCGTTCTCCTCCGAGCGCCTCGACGCAGTCCTCCTCGACCTCGGCATCTCGTCTCACCAGATCGACGACCTCTCGCGCGGCTTCTCCTTTCGGGAGGGAGTCGCGCTCGACATGCGGATGGGAACTGACGCACGGACGGACGCGGCCACGTTCCTCAACGACGCCGACGAGCGCGAGCTCGTTCGCGTCTTCCGCGAGTACGCCGACGAGCCCCGCGCGCCGCGCCTCGCGCGCGAGATCACGCGACGCCGAGCGACGCGCGCGTTCGCCACGAGCGACGATCTCGTGGGCGCGATTCGCGGCGCGCTCGGTCCCCGCACCGGCCCCGGCGACTTCGCCCGCCTGTTCCAGGCGGTGCGCATCGAGGTGAACGACGAGCTGTCGCGCCTCGCGCAGGCGCTGCCGGCGCTGCGCGATCGCCTCGCCCCCGGCGGCCGCATGGCGATCATCGCCTACCACAGCGGCGAGGACCGCCTCGTGAAGCACGCGTTCCGCGAGTGGAGCACCGGCTGCATCTGCCCGCCGCGCCAGCCGATCTGCACGTGCGGCCACGTCGCGCTCGGCGAGACCGTCACGCGCCGGGCGGTGGAGGCCGGGGACGCCGAGCGCGAGCACAACCCGCGCGCGCGCAGCGCGAAGCTGCGCGTCTGGCAGCGCGCCGAGGTGCCGGCGGAGGTGGCGTCGTGAGCGCCCGCCGATCGACGCGCGGGCCGCGCCGCAAGCGTGGCTGGGCCGTCGTGGGACTCGTGCTCGTCTCGTTCGTCCTCATCGCGTCGGGGATCGTGTGGCGGCGCAGCCGCGGCATCGCCCAGGCGCGCGAGCTCCGCGACCTCGCGCGCAAGCGTGCGCAGCTCGTCGCCGAGCGGGCCGCGCTCGAAGGGGCGGTGCGCGTGGCGGCCAGCCGCGCGCGCATCGGTCCCGTGGCGGAGCAGCGGCTCGGCATGCGCGTGCCGGCCGACACCCAGGTCGTCCTCATTCAGCGTCCGGCGCCGCGCGCGCCGACCGCGCGTTAGGAAGCAGGAGCGTTCACGGTGCCGATCGAGCGGACCAACGTCATTCACGGCGCATTGCTGCTGTTCGCCGGTGCGATCGTCGCGAAGGCCGCGCACGTGCAGATCGTGCAGCACGGGCAGTGGAAGGCGCGCGCCGCGCAGCTCCACTTCGACGACGACACGATCCCCGCGCCGCGCGGCACCATCACCGACGCGTCCGGGCGCGTGCTCGTGGAGAACCGCGAGCTGGTGCGCATCCGCGTCGCCCCGCGCGAGCTGCGCGACCGCGCGCGGGTCGCCGCCACGCTCGGCAAGGCCGGCGCGGCGAAGGAGTGGGTGCGCCGCGCCGTCGACACGACGCGCAAGTGGGTCGAGGTGCCGGGCACGTTCCTCCCCACCGACGTCGCGGCGATCACCGAGCAGCGCGGCGTCTACCCGCAGCCGGTGGTGCAGCGCGTGTTCTCCGGCAGCGAGGGGATCCGACGCGTCGTCGGCCGCGTGGGCGGCGACGGACGGCCGCTCGACGGCATCGAGCTCGCCCTCGACACGCTGCTGCGCGGCGAGCGCGGCACGGCGATGATGCTGCGCGACGGCAAGGGCGGCGCGCTCGAGTCGCCATTCGCGCGCGGGCAGGCGGCGCGCGCGGGGCACGCGGTCACGCTCACGATCAACGCGGCGCTGCAGGACATCTGCGAGCGCGCGCTCGCCGACGCGCTGAAGACCCTCGGCGCGACGGGTGGTGACATCGTCGTCATGAACCCGCACGACGGCGACGTGCTCGCGCTCGCGAGCCAGCGCTCCGACGTGCGCACCACGTCCGCGACCGCGCTCAGCGAGCCGTTCGAGCCCGGGTCCACCATGAAGCCGCTCGTCGCCGCGCGGCTGCTCGAGCTCGGGCGCGCGAAGGCCGACGAGGTGGTGAACACCGAGAACGGCGAGTACGCGCTGAACGGCCGCGTCATCCACGACGACGAGCCACGCAAGGAGCTCGCGCTGCGCGACGTGATCCGCGTGTCGAGCAACATCGGCATCGTGAAGTTCGCCCAGCGGCTCGCGCCGCGCGAGCAGTTCGAGATGATGCGCGACATGGGCTTCGGCTCGCCCACCGGCGTGCCGTATCCCGCCGAGTCGCGCGGCCTCGTGCGGCCGCCGTCGAAGTGGACGCCGCAGTCGCCGGCGTCGATGGCGATGGGCTACGAGGTGGCCGTGACGCCGCTGCAGCTCGCGACGGCGTACGCGGCGGTCGCGAACGGCGGCTCGCTGCTCGAGCCCGCGCTCGTGCGCGAGGTGCGCGACGACGAGGGGAACGTGGTGTGGCGGCACGAGCCGCGCGTCGTTAGGCGCGTGATGAGCCCGCGCACCGCGGCCACCGTGCGCGAGATGCTCGAGGCCGTGGTCGACAGCGGCACGTCGACGGCGGCCGACCTCGCGAGCTTCACGCTCGGCGGCAAGTCGGGCACGGCGCGTCGTGTCGAGCGCGGCATCGGCTACGCGGCCGGCCACTACAACGCGGTGTTCGCCGGGATCTTCCCGGTCGAGGATCCGCAGTTCGTCATCGTCGTGAAGCTCGAGAACCCGCAGGGCGACTCGTACTTCGGCGGCAAGACCGCGGGCCCGGTGACGAAGGGGCTGATCCAGGCCGCGCTCGCCGCGCGCGACGCCGCCCTCGACCGCGCCGCGCTCGCGCCGCGCGTGCTGCCGAAGGCGCGCTCCGCGTACTCGCCGAAGCCGTCGGCGCGCGACACGGAACGCGCGAACACGGCCGTCGCGCCGCGCACCGTGACCGTCGTCGCCGCGCCGCTCGACCTCCGCCGCGACTCGAACGACGTGGACGCGGTCGACCAGAGCGCGGTCCGCTACGTGGTGCGGCTTCCAGCGCCGAAGACGTCGCGCGCGCCGGCCTCTCCGCCGCGCGCGGTCCCCGCGGTGCAGGGCTTGCCTCTGCGGGACGCGCTCTACGCTCTCCATCGAGCGGGCTTCCACGTGCGGCTCGCGAACGGCGCCCCCGCCGGACGCACCATTCCCGCCGCTGGATCGCTCGCCGCGGCGGGCACCGAGGTCACCCTCTACCGCGCACCATGAGTCCCTCCGCCCCCGACAGCTCCGACAGGCCGCGCGTGGAGCCGCGCGCCATCGAGCGCGCGCTCGCCGCCGCGGGGCTGCTGCTCGAGGTAGAAGGGACGCTGCCGGAGGCGGCGCAGGGGATCACGGACGACAGCCGCGCGGTGCGTCCCGGGACGCTGTTCGTCGCCGTGCGCGGCTCCGCGGCCGACGGCCACGCGTACCTCGCCGACGCCGCGCAGCGCGGCGCCGTCGCGGCGCTCGTGGAGCGGCCGGGCAGCACGACGCTCCCCGCGCTCGTCGTGCGTGACGGCCGCCGCGCCGCCGCGATCGCCGCGGCCGAGGCGTACGGCCATCCGGCCACGGCGCTCACGCTCGTCGGCGTCACCGGCACGAACGGCAAGACGACGACCGCCGGCATGCTGCGCCACCTGCTCGACGCGCCGGCGCGCGCCGCGGCGTCGATCGGCACGTTAGGCGTCCTCGTGGGGAGCGCCGGCGAGGAGATGCCGGGCGGCGCGGGTCTCACCACGCCCGGCCCGGTGGAGCTGCAGCGCGTGCTGCGCGTGCTCGTCGACCGCGGCGTGCGCTCGGTCGCCATGGAGGTGTCGTCGCACTCGCTCGACCAGCGCCGCGTCGAGGGGCTGCGGTTCGACGCGGCGGTGTTCACGAACCTCACGCGCGATCACCTCGACTACCACGGCACGATGGAGGCGTACTTCGCGGCGAAGGCGCGGCTCGTCGAGTACCTCGAGCCGCAGGGCGCCGCGATCGTGAACGCCGACGATCCCGCGTGGGCCGCGCTGCCGCGCGCCGGGCGCACGATCACGTTCAGCACGGCCGGCGCCGATGCGGACGTGCAGATGCGCGACCTCGCGTTCGACGCGGCGGGCACGCGCGCGACGCTGGTGGTGGGCGGTGCGTCGGCGCCGGTGCGCGTGCCGCTCCTCGGCGACTTCAACGTGGCGAACGCCGCCGCCGCGGTCGCCGCCGCACACGCGTTAGGCGTCTCGCTCGGCGACATCGTCGAGCGGCTCGCCACGGTGCCCCAGGTGCCCGGGCGCCTCGAGATCCTGCGCGAACGGCCCACGGTGCTGCGCGACTACTCGCACACGCCGGACTCGCTCGAGCGGGCGCTGGCCGCGATGCGCCCGTTCACGGCGGGGCGGCTCATCGTGGTGTTCGGCGCCGGCGGCGACCGCGACCCGGGCAAGCGGCCCGAGATGGGGCGCGCCGCGGAGCAGGGCGCCGACGTCGTCATCCTCACGAGCGACAACCCGCGGACGGAGGATCCGGAGAAGATCCTCGACGACATCCAGGCCGGCATGTCGCGCGCGCCCGACGCGCGCATCGAGGACCGCCGCGCGGCGATCGCGCGCGCGCTGGAGATCGCGGGCCCCGACGACGTCGTGGTGCTCGCCGGAAAGGGACACGAGACGTATCAGATCCGCGGAACCACGAAGCACCCGTTCGACGAGCGTGAGATCGTGACCGAGCTGTGGAACGACATGGTGGGCGCGTGAGCACGCCCACGCCGGCGCCGGGCGCCACCGACTTCTGGACCCTCGACCGCGTCGCCGCGGCGCTGCATGACGTGCTGCGCGGGGCGGTGCCGCGCGGCGACGAGCCGCTGCGCGCCGTGAGCACGGACACGCGCGCCGTGACGTCGGGCGACCTGTTCGTCGCGCTCGTCGGCGACCGGTTCGACGCGCACGACTTCCTGCCTAACGCCGTGGAGAAGGGCGCCGCCGCGCTCGTCGTCTCCGACGCGCGCCGCACCGCGGGACTCGGCGTGCCGGTGTACGAGGTGGGCGACACGCTCGTCGCGCTCGGCCGGCTCGGGCGCTACTGGCGGCGCGCGTGGGGCGGCACGGTCGTCGGCGTGGCGGGCTCCAACGGCAAGACGAGCACGAAGGAGCTGCTGAAGGCGGCGCTCGGCGCCGCGCGCCGCGTCTCGGCGACGAGCGGAAACCTGAACAACCTCGTCGGCGTGCCGCTCACGCTGCTCGCCATCCCGCCGGAGACGGAGATCGCGATCGTCGAGATGGGCACGAACATGCCCGGCGAGATCGCCCGCCTGCGCGCGATCGCCGAGCCGTCCGTGACCGTGATGACGTCGATCGGCGAGGAGCATCTCGAGGGCCTCGGCGACCTCGCCGGCGTGCTGCGCGAGGAGAGCGACGCGTTCGACGACGTGGAGCTGGCGGTCGTACCCGCCGATCAGCCCGAGGTGGCCGAGGCGGCCGCGGGCCGTGCGCGCCGCGTCGTGCGCGCGGGGCTCGACGACGGCGACCTGAAGACGGAGCGGTGGTCGATCGGCGGCGACGGCGCCGGCACGCTGCTCGTCGACGGCGTCGAGGTGCGACCTGCCGTGCGCGGCGTGCACAACCTGCGCAACACGATGCTCGCGCTCGCCGTGGCGCGCGCGCTCGGCGTGTCGCTCGACGATGCGGCGCGCGGCGTCGCGGGCATGCCCCAGCCGAGCATGCGCTCGGCGTGGTCGCAGCTCGGCGGCGTGACGCTCATCAACGACGCGTACAACGCGAACCCCGGCAGCACGCGGGCCGCGCTCGACCTGCTCGTGCACGCCGGCAGCGGTCGCCAGCGCGTCGCGGTGCTCGGCACCATGCGCGAGCTCGGTGCGCACGGCGATCGGCTGCACGAGGAGATCGCGCGCCGCGCGCTCGACGCCGGCATCGAGGTGGTGGCGGGCGTCGGCGACTTCGCGGATGCGCTGGAGCGCGTCGCGTCGCGCGATGCACGCGTCGTCACGGCGCGCGAGGTCGAGGCGCTGTGGCCGCTGCTCGAGCCGCGCGTGTCGTCCGATGCAGTGATCCTGTTGAAGGCCTCGCGCGGCGTCGCGCTCGAGCGCATCGTGCCGTCGCTCGAGCGGTGGGCAGGAGGAGAGCCCGCGTCGCAGCAAGTATAGCAGCACGGCCGGCAGCACCCGCATAGATTCTCCGCGCCACGAACCGTCAGACACGTGCTCTATTTCCTGCTCCAGCCGCTGGCGCGCAGCATCAAGACGTTCAACCTCCTGAACTACATCACGTTCCGGGCGGGGGCGGCGTTCGTCACGGCGCTCATCGTGGCGTTCATCGTCGCGCCGACGATCATCCGTCGACTGCGCGCGATGGCCGTGCATCAGGTCGTGCGCGAGGGCACGCCCGACACGCACGCCGGGAAGGGAACCACGCCGACGATGGGAGGGCTCATCATCCTCGTCGCGACGTTCGTCCCGCTCCTGCTCTGGGGACGCTACACGTGGCACCGCGGCGGGCAGTATCTCGTGACGGCGATGGTGCTCACGGCGTGGATGGGCGGCATCGGCTTCCTCGACGACTACCTCAAGCTGAAGCAGAAGCGCCTCGGGCTGAAGAACGAGGGGCTCGTCGAGCGCTACAAGCTCGTCGGGCAGCTCTCCGCCGGGCTCGCGTTAGGCCTGTACGTGTGGCTGTTCCCGCTGTCCACGCTCCCCGGCGCGTCGACCACGCTGCCGTTCTTCAAGTACATCCTCATCATCCCGTCGACGGCGGCGCTGACGTGGCTGTACATCGCGTTCGTGACGTTCGTCCTCACCGGCGCGAGCAACGCGGTGAACATCACCGACGGTCTCGACGGGCTGGCGTCGGGGCTCGTCGGGATCGCGGCGGCGACGTTCGGCGTGTTCGCGTACATGTTCGGCCGCTACGACACGAGCGGATACCTCCAGGTGTTCTACCTGCGCGGCGCGGGTGAGCTGACGGTGTTCTGCGCCGCGATCCTCGGCGCGTGCATCGGCTTCCTCTGGTACAACACGTTCCCGGCGCAGGTCTTCATGGGCGACACCGGCTCGCTCGCGCTCGGAGGCGCGCTCGGCGCGGTGTCGGTGCTGCTGAAGAGCGAGTTCCTGCTGCTCATCATCGGCGGCGTGTTCGTGGCCGAGATGTTCTCGGTGATCCTGCAGCGCTTCGTGTTCAAGTACCGCAAGCGGCGCCACGGCCTCGAGTACGCTCAACGACACCGCGTCTTCCTGCGGGCGCCCTTGCACCACCACTTCGAGGTGAAGGGGTGGCCGGAGACGCAGGTCGTCGTGCGGTTCTGGATCATCGGGATCTTCTGCGCGATCCTCGCGCTCAGCACGCTCAAGCTGCGCTGACCGTGCCCACCGACGTCTTCCGCGGGCACGCGCCGGGCGAGATCGCCGTCGTGGGGCTCGGCAAGAGCGGGCGCGCGGCCTCGGCGCTGCTCGCGCGCGACGGGCACGCGGTGTACGCGTCGGACGCGGGCGGTGGCGACGCGCTGCTCGAGGCGGCCGGCGCGCTCGCGCATCACGGCGTGGCGGTCGACGTCGGGTCGCACGACCTCGATCGCATCGCGCGCGCGGCGCTCGTCGTCGCGAGCCCCGGCGTGCCGCCCGACGCGCCGCCCCTCGCCGCGGCGCGCGCGCGCGACGTGCCGATCGTCGGCGAGATCGAGGTCGCGCTGCACTATCTGCCGCGGCTGCGCTACGTCGCCGTCACCGGGACCAACGGCAAGACGACGACGACGGCGCTCATCGGCCACCTGCTCCGCGCGCTCGGCCGCGACGCGGTCGACGCGGGCAACATCGGGACGCCGCTCGCCGAGCTCGCGCTGCGCGATCGCCCGCCCGAGTGGGCCGCGCTCGAGCTGTCGTCGTTCCAGCTCCACGACACGCCGAGCGTGAACCCGACGGTGGGCGTGGTGACCAACCTCAGTCCGGACCACCTGGACCGATACGCCTCGGTCGACGCGTACTACGCCGACAAGGCGCTCCTCTTCGCGAACGCGCATGCCGGGTCGCGCTGGGTGCTGAACGCCGACGAGCCCGAGGTCCTCGGCCTGTTCCGCCGGCTGCCGGGCGCGCCCCCGGTGCTGCCGGGGGAGACGCACGGGTTCAGCACGCGGACGAACGCTGCGGCCGCGTACTTCGACCGCGGAGCGGGCGACCTGGTGCTGCTCGAGGAGCCGCTGCTCCCACGCGCCGAGCTCCCGCTGCTCGGCGACCACAACGTCGCGAACGCCCTCGCGGCGTCGCTCGCGGTGGCGGTCGCCGATCCGTCGCACGCCGGGCCCGACGCCCGGCGCCGGCTGGCCGACGGGCTGCGCACGTTCCGCGCGCTCGCCCACCGGATGGAGCCCGTCGGGACGTTCGACGGGGTGGAGTGGATCAACGACTCCAAGGCGACGAACGTTGCCTCCACGCTGGTCGCGGTCGCGGGAATGACGAAGCCGTTCGTCCTTCTATTGGGAGGGCGGCACAAGGGCGAGCCGTACACGGCGCTCGCGGAGCCGTTTCGCCGGTTCGGCAAGGTCGTCCTCGCGTACGGCGAGTCGGCCGCGATCGTGGAGAAGGATCTTGGCGAGCTCGTGC
This DNA window, taken from Gemmatirosa kalamazoonensis, encodes the following:
- a CDS encoding tetratricopeptide repeat protein, with product MHSIAATDLVALNARLADLDARLDAQLDATGAPLAADARDALKAEIIALIRDADREAAALLALKDEAKALAAKWKRLPTAVEMPDVVPSDARDAAPDSAAAGQLSTRVDHLGASTFVAKGWSAICVADYVAAETALARALELAPEDLEAAALHGWALMGQARYDEALAVLQSVLARQPEHELARVNVGYVCLQKGIYGEAIEHLVRAARGGEDRKAALYANYYLGLVYLRREMFDDAANFFQRAIAHGPNLVEARYELGRALWFGGDRAAAVEAWRAGAASGKFNAWAKRCEDMCAAVEQGGAPPSVADSFAPQPA
- a CDS encoding cell division protein FtsL translates to MSARRSTRGPRRKRGWAVVGLVLVSFVLIASGIVWRRSRGIAQARELRDLARKRAQLVAERAALEGAVRVAASRARIGPVAEQRLGMRVPADTQVVLIQRPAPRAPTAR
- a CDS encoding CheB methylesterase domain-containing protein, giving the protein MSASTAASELAPAPRVTRHPSRVVVIAASTGGPNALARVLPALPASLGAAVLVAQHMPPGFTGSLARRLDALSALPVREAVQGDVLEPDHVYLAPGGLHILVDLADGVPCVRLDPREPLWGVRPAADLLFESAARAFGECTVGVVLTGMGRDGAAGLRAVRRAGGAALVQDRDSSVVFGMPQAALDAAGADRVVPLAELGQAVADAVRHLPPNVPAV
- a CDS encoding peptidase MA family metallohydrolase: MRGGGAGWRATFRRRLLRAAAGVATALAAAAAPASAQPAEPPIAAPGAERFDVGRFTAVAYPADAHLARALLAAAVKRDTYPGLPRPKARVLLAVAPDARRFRAWVGPEAPEWGAAIAFPDLQRIVMQGRSAGSDAGDPVSVFRHELAHLALHEYLGDLPPRWFDEGYAGWAAGEWGRDESLATNVALLLGGMPTLDSLEAGFYEGSRTAEQSYALAFRAVSDLASLDPERGLTLFFRYWKETGRFDAAVRSAYGMTGDAFEALWRTRTRRRYGALALVANLSLATAIFSVAFLPLWIARRRRDKRRLEALRAADEVAEREERESALAALLGAPDEPPEERSIST
- the rsmH gene encoding 16S rRNA (cytosine(1402)-N(4))-methyltransferase RsmH, which gives rise to MAERARWDSAYHAPVLAAEIVRLLREAPATVRRAGTSLPLALDGTLGGGGHSLALLEAGFRVVGTDRDPQALAEASARLQAYLNDGRFRALLANYADVAELDAFSSERLDAVLLDLGISSHQIDDLSRGFSFREGVALDMRMGTDARTDAATFLNDADERELVRVFREYADEPRAPRLAREITRRRATRAFATSDDLVGAIRGALGPRTGPGDFARLFQAVRIEVNDELSRLAQALPALRDRLAPGGRMAIIAYHSGEDRLVKHAFREWSTGCICPPRQPICTCGHVALGETVTRRAVEAGDAEREHNPRARSAKLRVWQRAEVPAEVAS
- a CDS encoding tetratricopeptide repeat protein, which encodes MVTVFRSADKNAGVQAADAIRTRISQDVSVKQLWVLPKQDITSNLEASGFPTNEALNMNDARQLAQLLRGDVFLVGNVVRDSAGYRVDAQYVLTRDQSLVQPLGSFRVGKPDQAAGAVSKAFQDAQKAFIAERNCVNKARDGKYAEAIAEARKGIAAYPNSTLNRICLANIMVTQKASPDSILAVVNEVLRIDPRSKPALTVAYQSLKDAGKNAEATDMLLRLVGADPANSRLVEQVINEFAASGQAAKAIPFVDQLVRDNPGDPNYLSLQMRVHLAAKDYKGGIAAGEELLKADTAQATADVFTRLAAAAAVDSQPQKASQLMAQAVAKFPTNIELLTNYADILRTAGQNQQALDVLNKVAQSNPQAKGINISRARIFSEMNQPDSALAALKSALTAGDSASTVALYAVSVGQNVFKAAQASKAIADFQRAVPFFEFANTTSATPEGQFLLGATQFSIGATLLQDINKLARGSAAEKRQGCDMSKTAQAAFTQAQINLPAGGKFNPTATQQMLAQLAQYSPYADQFAKALCK